The Brachionichthys hirsutus isolate HB-005 chromosome 11, CSIRO-AGI_Bhir_v1, whole genome shotgun sequence genome includes a window with the following:
- the napab gene encoding N-ethylmaleimide-sensitive factor attachment protein, alpha b — MDNSAKEKEALALMADAEKKLKSSQSFFGSMFGGSSKMEEACDMYVRAANMYKMAKNWCAAGNAFCQAAGLHLKMQSKHDAATNLIDAGNAFKKADPQEAINCLNQAIEIYTDMGRFTIAAKHHISIAEIYETELVDIDKAIAHYEQAGDYYKGEESISSANKCLLKVATYAAQLEKYPKAIEIYEQVGTYAMDSTLLKYSAKDHFFKAALCHFCVDMLNAKLAVQKYEDMFPAFSDSRECKLLKKLLDAYEEQNLDAYTDSVKEYDTITRLDQWLTTMLLRIKKTIQDDESDLR, encoded by the exons ATGGACAACAGTGCGAAGGAAAAAGAAGCGTTGGCTTTAATGGCCGACGCAGAGAAGAAGTTGAAGTCATCGCAGTCGTTTTTCGGATCAATGTttgg GGGTTCCTCCAAGATGGAAGAGGCCTGTGACATGTATGTGAGGGCAGCCAACATGTACAAAATGGCCAAGAATTGGTGTG CTGCGGGAAATGCATTCTGTCAAGCTGCTGGGCTTCACCTTAAGATGCAGAGCAAACATGACGCCGCAACCAACCTAATAGACGCCGGCAATGCCTTCAAAAAAGCAGACCCACAAG AGGCCATAAACTGCCTAAACCAAGCTATTGAGATATACACCGATATG GGGCGCTTCACCATCGCAGCCAAGCACCACATCAGCATCGCTGAGATCTATGAGACAGAACTCGTGGACATTGACAAG GCCATTGCTCATTATGAACAGGCAGGAGATTATTATAAGGGTGAAGAATCCATCAg ttcaGCAAACAAGTGTCTCCTGAAAGTCGCGACCTACGCAGCTCAACTGGAGAAGTATCCCAAAGCCATTGAGATATACGAGCAG GTTGGAACTTATGCGATGGATAGTACGCTTCTGAAATACAGCGCCAAGGATCACTTCTTCAAAGCGGCTCTTTGCCACTTCTGTGTAGACATGCTGAATGCTAaa CTCGCTGTGCAGAAGTATGAAGATATGTTTCCGGCCTTTTCGGATTCTCGGGAATGCAAGCTGTTGAAG AAACTTCTAGATGCTTATGAAGAACAGAATCTGGATGCCTATACCGACTCG GTGAAAGAATACGACACCATCACACGGTTGGACCAGTGGCTCACCACGATGCTCCTCCGCATCAAGAAAACGATACAGGACGACGAGAGTGACCTTCGCTGA
- the b3gnt2l gene encoding N-acetyllactosaminide beta-1,3-N-acetylglucosaminyltransferase 2, translating into MRRTRSLIILAFIVSSLLIFFFSTMRLETSTSPARRSEALQTQPTQQLHGSDAITPQQSTAAPRPPPVSVSDRLLKTISLNGAYWSRVMYMALKNVQERNPSSPDCDWSRCKEIKTELLQINVHDFNTYSALFRDFLQGMSCRLPPILIDQPNKCISGEGNGTNHTFLLFAIKSTAASFERRQALRETWGREGLYDGGLRVQIVFLLGSSSSLDDPDLNSMLSFEAQRHRDILQWDFHESFFNLTLKMNSFLQWALDNCPDVSFVFSGDDDVFVNFPALLRYLQALEPSKASQLYAGQIITSASPISDPKNKYYIPLSFYDGPYPAYAGGGGFILSGALLRPLYAVSQVVPFFPIDDVYTGMCVMALGVSPEAHDGFRTFDIREEHRENLCITKNLIMIHQRSPQQIKRLWVGISNRLLKC; encoded by the coding sequence ATGAGGCGAACTCGATCCTTAATCATTCTGGCTTTCATTGTTTCTTCATTGTTGATCTTTTTCTTCTCCACCATGCGCCTAGAGACTTCCACCAGTCCCGCCCGTAGATCAGAGGCCCTCCAGACACAACCCACCCAGCAGCTCCATGGCAGCGACGCGATCACGCCACAGCAGAGCACCGCCGCGCCTcgtcctcctcccgtctccgtctctgacCGGCTTCTGAAGACGATCTCCCTGAACGGGGCGTACTGGAGCCGCGTGATGTACATGGCCTTGAAGAATGTACAAGAACGAAATCCGTCCAGCCCAGACTGTGATTGGTCTCGTTGCAAAGAGATAAAGACGGAACTCCTACAAATCAACGTGCACGACTTCAACACCTATTCGGCGTTATTCCGAGACTTTTTGCAGGGCATGAGCTGCAGATTGCCTCCAATCCTGATCGATCAGCCAAACAAGTGCATCTCTGGTGAAGGAAACGGGACCAACCACACCTTCCTCCTTTTTGCCATCAAGTCAACCGCTGCAAGCTTTGAGCGGAGGCAGGCGCTGCGGGAGACCTGGGGCCGGGAGGGCCTGTACGATGGAGGACTGAGAGTGCAGATCGTGTTTCTGTTGGGTAGCTCTTCTTCACTGGATGACCCCGACCTCAATTCGATGCTCTCCTTTGAAGCGCAACGACATCGGGACATCCTGCAGTGGGACTTCCACGAATCCTTCTTCAACCTGACGCTCAAAATGAATTCATTCCTCCAGTGGGCGCTAGACAATTGTCCTGATGTCTCCTTCGTCTTTAGTGGGGATGATGATGTATTTGTAAACTTTCCTGCGTTACTCCGCTACCTGCAGGCTCTGGAACCCTCCAAGGCCTCTCAATTGTATGCTGGGCAAATCATAACTTCAGCGTCTCCCATATCAGACCCTAAAAACAAATACTACATCCCTTTGAGCTTCTACGACGGGCCGTACCCTGCCTACGCCGGTGGAGGGGGGTTCATTCTGTCCGGCGCGTTGCTGAGACCGCTCTACGCCGTCTCTCAGGTGGTACCTTTCTTCCCCATCGATGACGTTTACACTGGAATGTGCGTTATGGCTTTGGGCGTTTCCCCCGAAGCGCACGACGGCTTCCGGACCTTTGATATCAGGGAGGAGCATCGGGAGAACCTGTGCATCACTAAAAACCTTATTATGATTCACCAGCGTTCGCCGCAGCAGATTAAAAGGCTATGGGTGGGCATAAGCAACCGCTTGCTGAAGTGTTGA
- the bckdha gene encoding 2-oxoisovalerate dehydrogenase subunit alpha, mitochondrial: MATVRRLNKIYGLCFHAVRQAAASRLLQSRAFRVNAVQWQQPFDSSLEKPQFPGASAEFVDHLEFIQPNVISGIPVYRVMDRQGNIINPSQDPQLSKETVLNFYQKMTLLNTMDRILYESQRQGRISFYMTNYGEEGTHIGSAAALDTKDLVFGQYREAGVLMYRGFPLDLFMAQCYANADDLGKGRQMPVHYGCKDSNFVTISSPLATQIPQAAGAAYAIKRENLNRAVICYFGEGAASEGDAHAGFNFSATLECPIIFFCRNNGYAISTPTNEQYRGDGIAARGPGYGMLSIRVDGNDVFAVYNATKEARRRAVAENQPFLIEAMTYRIGHHSTSDDSSAYRSVDEVNYWDKQDHPISRLRHYMTARGWWSEDDERTWRKQSRKMVMEAFESAEKRLKPNPELLFTDVYQENTSNLMKQSDSMWRHIQQYKEHYPLDLYEDYVKIK, encoded by the exons ATGGCGACTGTAAGACGTCTGAACAAAATATATGGATTATGTTTCCATGCTGTCCGTCAGGCGGCCGCGTCGAGGCTGCTCCAAAGCAGAGCTTTCAGAGTCAAC GCTGTGCAGTGGCAGCAACCCTTTGACTCGTCACTGGAAAAGCCTCAGTTCCCTGGAGCCTCGGCGGAGTTTGTGGATCATCTTGAGTTCATCCAACCCAACGTCATCTCTGGGATCCCAGTGTACCGGGTGATGGACAGGCAGGGCAATATCATCAACCCCTCTCAGGATCCTCAG CTCTCCAAAGAGACGGTTTTAAACTTTTACCAGAAGATGACACTGCTGAACACAATGGACCGCATTCTCTACGAGTCCCAGAGACag GGTCGAATCTCTTTTTATATGACCAACTATGGTGAAGAGGGGACACACATCGGTAGTGCTGCTGCTCTTGACACGAAAGACTTGGTCTTCGGTCAATACAGAGAAGCTG GAGTGTTGATGTACCGTGGTTTTCCTCTGGATTTGTTCATGGCTCAGTGTTACGCCAATGCTGACGATCTCGGCAAGGGCCGGCAAATGCCCGTCCATTACGGCTGCAAAGACTCGAACTTCGTCACCATCTCCTCCCCGCTGGCGACTCAGATTCCCCAGG CGGCTGGAGCTGCATACGCCATCAAGAGAGAGAACCTGAACCGAGCAGTAATCTGTTACTTTGGGGAGGGTGCAGCCAGCGAAGGGGACGCTCACGCCGGCTTCAACTTCTCAGCGACCCTCGAGTGCCCCATTATCTTTTTCTGCCGTAACAATGGATATGCCATTTCCACCCCCACCAATGAGCAGTACAGGGGAGACGGCATTG CGGCTCGTGGTCCAGGGTATGGCATGCTGTCCATCCGCGTCGATGGAAATGATGTGTTTGCTGTGTATAATGCCACAAAGGAGGCCCGCCGCCGGGCCGTGGCTGAGAACCAGCCCTTCCTCATTGAGGCCATGACCTACAG AATTGGCCACCACAGCACCAGCGATGACAGCTCAGCCTACCGGTCGGTGGACGAGGTGAACTACTGGGACAAACAGGATCATCCCATCTCCAGATTGAGACACTACATGACGGCCCGCGGATGGTGGAGCGAGGACGACGAGAGGACCTGGAGGAAGCAGTCCCGCAAGATGGTGATGGAGGCTTTCGAGAGCGCAGAGAAACGGCTGAAGCCCAATCCTGAACTGCTGTTCACTGACGTCTACCAGGAAAACACATCCAATCTGATGAAGCAGAGCGACTCCATGTGGCGACACATCCAGCAGTACAAAGAGCACTACCCGCTTGATCTGTATGAAGACTATGTCAAGATAAAGTGA
- the exosc5 gene encoding exosome complex component RRP46: protein MMEECGCSDVTLREFGCEQNLLSRPDGSASFIQGDTSVLAGVYGPAEVKVRKEIYDRATLEVLIQPKVGLPSVRERSQEQCVRETCEGSLLLSLHPRSSLTLILQVLHDDGSLLSCFLNAACMALMDGGLPMSCLFCGVTCAINTEDQIIIDPTASQEKESRALMTFAIDSTERRVMMSSTKGSFSVHEMQQCIAVSQKASEKIFQFYRDSVKRRYSKNL from the exons ATGATGGAGGAGTGCGGATGTTCAGACGTGACTCTGAGAGAGTTCGGCTGCGAACAGAACCTTCTGTCGCGACCTGATGGTTCCGCTTCCTTCATTCAAG GAGACACGAGTGTTTTGGCTGGGGTGTATGGACCGGCCGAAGTCAAAGTCAGAAAGGAAATCTATGACCGGGCAACACTTGAAGTGTTGATACAGCCCAAAGTAGGACTGCCAA GTGTAAGGGAGCGTTCACAAGAGCAATGTGTGCGAGAGACCTGCGAAGGGTCTCTGCTCTTGTCACTTCATCCTCGTTCCTCCCTCACTCTTATTCTTCAGGTGTTGCACGACGATGGTTCA CTCTTATCGTGCTTTTTGAATGCTGCTTGTATGGCTCTAATGGATGGAGGACTGCCTATGAGTTGCTTGTTCTGTGGAGTGACCTGTGCCATTAACACAGAGGATCAAATCATAATCGACCCGACTGCTTCTCAGGAGAAG GAAAGCCGAGCTTTGATGACGTTTGCTATTGACAGCACAGAACGTAGagtcatgatgtcatcaaccaAAGGATCCTTTTCAGTTCATGAG aTGCAGCAGTGCATCGCAgtcagtcagaaagcatcagaAAAGATCTTCCAGTTCTACAGAGATTCTGTCAAGCGGCGCTACTCCAAAAACCTCTGA
- the tmem91 gene encoding transmembrane protein 91 translates to MDDLDELEHPLLGESPNNGCTSGQLLGPGNGHAPGGLFKGILVTCEQDRAYPPFAWRSYCGHPPELQQQQLLDPCSLPRTLESFYPPAPIWGNTDSLLNKDYLETTFVDIQPGSMLERKLLAEVQDFHSVSYSMDDEDDLLPDSDDSSIDDFSETDSESNFPLMIPEDYLGLAFFSMLCCFWPLGIAAFYLSQKTNKASAQGDFQGATAASRQALWLSVLSIVFGIITYICAIAALISYLSGKPP, encoded by the exons ATGGATGATCTAGATGAGCTGGAGCACCCCCTTCTGGGAGAAAGCCCCAATAACGGCTGCACATCAGGCCAGCTGCTGGGGCCTGGGAACGGGCACGCCCCTGGTGGACTGTTTAAGGGTATCCTGGTTACGTGTGAGCAGGACAGGGCCTACCCACCTTTTGCATGGAGGAGCTACTGTGGACATCCTCCTGAgctccaacagcagcagctactGGACCCTTGCTCCCTACCTCGTACACTGGAGTCCTTTTACCCACCTGCCCCCATCTGGGGCAACACAGACTCCCTTCTTAACAAAGACTACCTGGAGACCACCTTTGTGGACATTCAGCCCGGCTCCATGCTGGAGAGGAAGCTGCTAGCAGAGGTGCAAGACTTCCACAGCGTGTCCTACAGCATGGACGATGAGGATGACCTGCTTCCGGACTCTGAC GACTCATCCATTGATGACTTCAGTGAAACAGACAGCGAGAGCAACTTCCCACTGATGATACCTGAGGACTACCTGGGCTTGGCCTTTTTCTCcatgctctgctgcttctggccCCTTGGCATTGCTGCATTCTACCTTTCGCagaag ACCAACAAGGCATCGGCTCAGGGGGATTTCCAGGGGGCCACCGCAGCATCCCGTCAGGCTCTGTGGCTCTCAGTGCTCTCCATTGTGTTTGGGATCATAACGTACATTTGTGCCATCGCTGCGCTGATCTCCTACCTGTCTGGAAAACCACCATAA